The genomic window cgttctctGCTCTGGCGACCCCCgcagccccaacaggagagaatcGGAtggtccccggtggctgcaggtcccggtgcggtcccggcgCAGCTTCCTGACGAATGGACCCCGTTGCTCTCGATACCCATCCCCAAAGATAAAACATGTAAGAGTCCAGTTATTTGATGCGTTGCCAATCCGTGCAGAGCCCAACAGTTGCAGTTCTTGCGGGTCCCAAGGTAAGGTAACATTCAGTCCCCTAATAAGTCCTGCAGCACAATCTGAGGTGCTAGTAGCTTTTGAACAATCCTTATATACACTGTAATTCCGGAACACTTGATAGGTAAAATCAGGAATACCCACTAAACAGGTCTTAAAAGGTTCTGAAGCAGACTGCAGACTTAAACAGAAATCCAAATTACCCGTCTGGTTAGCCCACGAGACCCACATATTAGTCCTTGGGTTTATCAATGTAATTGTCAGACCCATCAGGGGCATCATCAAAAGCAAAAGTATCTTCATTATCTTGTGACGTTTGAGCAGTGGGATCTTGTGACATTTGAGGGGTGGGATGCACTGGTCGAGTCCACTTGCTTGGAACCCACAAAGGACCTGTTGGAGTAGACACACACATATGACCTCTGCCTAAATACTGGACGGAAGCTGGGCCCATCCAAAGCCCAGTTGCAGGATGCCTATACATAACTGACATTTGTGGACAGGGTTGTTGCTGAACTAAAGAGCCATTAATATGGGCAGGAGAGTTCTTCTGTTCTCCAAAGATACATAAATGgttcaaaacaaaaagaactCTCCCTAGTTTTTCTTGTGGATCTTGCACATCATCAAATTTCTCCAAATAACATTTCAATGTCTGATTTGCTCTTTCTACAATAGCTTGTCCAGTAGGCAAATGTGGAATGCCAGTGAGATGTTGCACATCCCATTGCTGTAAAAATCTATTAACTCGGCATCCAGCATATGCTGGACCATTATCTGTTTTTATCTGTTTAGGGACTCCCATTATGGCAAAACATAATGTCAGATGCCTTACCACATGAATTGCCTTTTCACCAGTTTGCGCCGAGGCCCAGATAAAATGGCTAAAGGTATCAATGGTGACATGGACATACTTGAGCCTCCCAAATTGTGCCACATGTGTGACATCCATTTGCCATACCTCATTCGGGCCGAGACCCTGGGGGTTAACCCCAAGGCCGAGACCCGGACCTGCATGGTGACTGCATTGCAGGCAGGCTCTCACAAGTCCCCGTGCTTCATCCATTGTGATACCAAAGGAACGATGCAAACCTCTAGCATTCTGATGAAAGGTAGCATGTGCATTACGAGCTTTAGTAAAGGCATCCATTGGTACTGACAAAGATACCAATTTATCAGCTCTAGCATTGCCTTCTCCCAGTCCCATGGTACCTTGATGACTTCTAACATGTAGTACTGCATAAGGAGCTTCTCGCTGCTGAACAGCCAATCGTAACTGTAAAAATAACTCGCCTAATCTATGGTTGCTGGTATCTCGCAGCAGGGCTTCCTCTATTCTCTGTGCTACCCCCACGGCATACAAAGAATCAGACACTACATTAAGGGGAATCTGTAACCATCGTTTAAAAGCATAAACTATGGCAGCAAGTTCCAGTGTTTGTAGCGAGTCTCCTGGAACAGCTTCCAGGAGAACACGCTGCCATTGAGAATCTTCTTGCCACGTAACCACTGCTCTCTTAGATTTCTTTCCAGCATCTGTAAAAACAGTAAGTGTATCTATCAATGGATCCTCACTTTGCTTTGGTACAGATATCCATTCTTGATTAGCAACCCATTTTAAAGGAAAGGGTACTGATGACAAAGCAATTTGTACACTTAATCCTAAAAGGCTTTTTTGTAACTCTACTGAATGTTGTAAAAACCAATTCAAATCTTCCTGTTTAATAGGCACAAAGATTGTGTTtggctcctgtcctgtcacctgTAACACTCATTTGCGACCCTTCTGAATTAACAGGGATAATGATTCCATTTTTGTCTGGATTGAATTATGAGGTTGCAAAGGCCCAAATATCCATTCCAAGACCCACActctctccccttttttcttttcagattgTGTAAGTGCACCAAACAAAAATAGACCATCACCCAAAATAGTCAAATCTATAGGTAAATCAAAAATTCAGCGCGACACTAATTGCTTTAGAATAGACTCTGCAATGTCACTGATTGCCTTCTGTTGGTGTTGCGTCAGCATGACTGGTGTAGCAGGGTCAGTGCCTTTCAAGAGAGGTCTTAAAATCTCCAGTTGTGAATTCCTAATGCCAATCACAGGAAGAAGCCACTGAATATCACCCATGAACCTTTGAACAGCATGCAAGGTATGGAGATCTTTCTGAATGGTAATTTTCTGTGGCTGTATAACTGAATCTGATATTGTCCATCCTAAATATTTCCAAGATGCAGTACGCTGTATTTTTTCTGCTGCTATTACAAGGGAACTTCTTCCCAGTTGCTCTGTCAAAAACAATTCTTGCTGTTGTGTGAATAGTTGTGCATATAGTGATAGATTAATGTTTCTGGCCAAGCTTGTCGCACTGGTTGCAGAGCTGCATCAACAAACAACTGACACAAGGTGGGGCTGTTCTTCATTCCCTGGGGAAGCACAACCCACTCATACCGCGCAGCAGGTGCTTCCCTATTTAAGGCTGGCAAGGTAAACGCAAATCGCTTGGTATCAGTAGGATGAATAGGGATGGTAAAAAAGCAGTCCTTTAAGTCTATGATAAGCAAGTTCCATCCGGCCGGCAACATTGCAGGATTTGGCATACCAGGTTGCAAAGCTCCCATGGCTTCCATTTGATCATTTACTTTTCTAAGGTCATGAAGCAACCGATACTTGCCAGATTTTTTCTTAATAACAAATATAGGAGTATTCCATGGGCTAACAGATGGTTTAATGTGTCCTTGTTGCAGTTGTTCAGAAACTAATTGGTGAGCTGCTTCCAGGCTTTCTCTCTTTAGCAGCCACTGCTCGATCCATATTGGTTCATCAGTCAGCCAGGTTAACTGGATTGGGAAAGCCCAAGTAGTGACCGCTGGTAAAAACAACCATTGGTTACAAGTTGTGCTCCAATTTGAGTAAGAATGTCTCGGCCAACCAAAGCTTCCACCTTAGGAGGGAGCTGCATTATGGTTAAAAAGGATACACAAATGCGGCCATCAATAGTCACTCGAATTTTGTCTCGACTTTTGCTGActgatgctgtgctgcccccACCTTCCACACTGGTCAACATAGGAATAAGTGGCCAGTTATCAGGCCAGACTGAACGGTCGATGATGGTAATATCAGCTCCTGTGTCTAGTAACGCACTTAACTGATGTTGTTCATGCCCATTGTCCAAAATGATGGTAACTTTTGGTCGTTGATCCATGGACATACACAATAGTGCCATTCCCTCTGTTGATCCGAAGCCTGCATCTCCTCTTGGGTGCTGAGAAattgctgtggctgcctctgtaAGCTGTAATGATGGCACCAATTGTGCAATGCGACTACCTTTAGTAACAACCAGTGGTGGAAAAAATGTCATAGCAATTGCACAAATCTCTCCAGTGAAATCTGCATCAATAACTCCAGGTAAAACAAATAGTCCTTTCAGACCAGCTGAAGAGCGTCCCAACAACAAAGCTCCACATGGCTGTCCTCTATATTTTACAGGTCCCATTACTCCCGTAGCGATTTTCACTGGCTTTGAGTCTATTAATACTGTTTCtattgctgctgccaggcccaACCTGAGGCTCCCTGTGGTGGCTGGCTTGAGATCGGAGGCTGGTTGTAGCTGACAGGTGGCTGCCacacaggggctgcagttgGGGTCTTCACACCGCTGCCCTTTGCGCTCTGCTTGAAGTTTCCCGAGTATCTGCATGCCTCGGTTGCATGATGTTTTGTGTTACAGATTTTGCACCACACAGATTCTACTCGGCAATTGCGGCGATAATGTCCCATTCAGCCACATCTGAAGCATTTGGGTTTCTTCTGTTGTTGGTTCTCTTGATTTACTGGTAGCAATGGTgtaagggctgcaaaggcttggGACTGGGCTTGCACTATATCTTTCCCTACCTCTTTTAAAGCCTCTACTACCATAGCCTGTGGTCCTACAGGAATACGGACCATACGCTCTAACATTTCTTCTATAGAAGCATCAGCAGGCATAGGAGAAATTATATTTTTAGTTGGACTGTTACTGTTTTCTATTACACACTGACGAAGCAGGGCCCCTTTCATCCAGTCCTGAACATTTGCCTGATTTATGGCATTGGTCACTCTATCTACAAACTTAGTAAAGGGCTCGTCTCTCCCTTGTTTAACAGACATATAGGAAGGTACTAGAGGAGTTACTTTGACCCTGTTAAGGGCCTCTCTAGCGAGCCGCATTCCTTCCCTTAACCCTTCCGGACCCAGCTGAGCTTGCATTTCTATGGATTTCTATGGATTATTTTCAACAAATCTATCACATAATTGAAGCCAATACGCTTGCCACAGCATCAAGCTGGATTGCGTTGTTATCATGCGCATAACAGATTTAATATCTTCAGGTAGCAATATTCCTGAGCTCCATATATAGTTTAACATTTGTTTAGTGGGTTCACCATGCAATCCACACTCATTTACTGTAGCTCTGAGTTGAGACAAAATTTTCCAATCTACAGGGTTATATGCAGCTACGATCTGACCCCCTTCTTGAGTAAAAGAAACTGGAAATGCCTGAAGCCCTTCTAAAGCATCACAAAGCTCAAAGTCCTTGTTATGCAGAACTTCCTTTTGAATTGATAACCAGTCAATTCTTATTATAAAAGGAtcgttctgttttggtttggaaggggcaGTCTGTTCTGATTTAATAGATTTACTGCCCTCTTCCCTATTCTTTGGAAACCTTTCATGTATAGGATTCTCATGATTAATTTCCAAATCCTTTATAGAGGGATTGCATGCCACAAATACCTCCTCCTTGTGATACTGCACAgcctcttccctgagctcctcctcATCTGCATCAGAAAATGATTCTTAGCGTTTttaagaggctgaggagaagaagTAGTAAGAGACTGGGGAGGACAAGCGCTAAATGGCTGACACCGTGGATTAGTATCCAAAGGAGGAATGGATGGTGTTATACTTATTTTAGTGAAGTCTGGGAGAGGTTCCTTATTAATTTTGAGAGGATTAGAAACCAAAATAGTGCTCCCAGATGGCGGGCTAGGTACATAGTCATGGCCAAATTGATGCAGTCCTGgttttccctgctctccatctAGGACAGCTGTTGCAACTGCCGCTACCTGTTTTTCAGTTTGGTATTGATCTATACAATTTTTAATTGCCCTCCACGGTTTCATAAGCTTATGAGCAACTTTATCATCATCAATAACCTTATCCCACAAAATACTACCCAAATCTCTCCACACACCAACATTAAAAACATCTCCCGACGATTTAAAAAGATTATGGTCTTTACCAAACTGTAATAAATGTTCAGGATGCTTCTCTAAATCCACATCCTTTACTTTTCATTTCTCAAGGAAACTTCTAAATAAATTAAGGGCTACTTCGCTCTCCATACCCCCGGGGGATTTCCCTAAGTGCAGCCTTGAACCAagagcctgcagcccttgcccGGACGGCGAGCAGAATCCCAGCACTCACGGCCGAACTCTTGCCCAGGCACGGTGCAACTTCCTACGCCAGCATTAAGTTACACTTTTGCCCATCGATCGCTGCACAACCAGGGAATATCCTATCGACGCTCTCTGGCTCACCGCAGccctccttccttcagcagccGTAAATCGCAGGTCTGCTGAAGCAGCCGTCGGATCCCTTCTGTCCCTGTTAAGCTTTTCAGGTCCCTGTTCAGGCGCCACTTGTTGCTGAATGGATCCAAACGGTGAGGCACGATGaggaaagactcgcagcaatcaatatgattgataagcaagcttcaactttattaTTAGAAAGCACGgcttataaagcatctcagctaaatatgcacagATGTCATTATTTCATTGGctattagtccagggttacattGTAATATCCAGCCTACTTACAGTTAGATCTACATGCAAGTTCCTCTCTAATTAGTTCTTTGTTATACTTTATCTACACtcgcagctgcaagcacagcttcaAGGCCATGATGATCCCCCTACATCAACatacctgctcactgcaagcagTAAACATCTAGATGGAGTATGgcctacacactttgttcaagcagctgttccataggACTATGCCCCTgcaattcaagccattcctcaacacctgcccatggcagggggcttggaactggatgagccttgaggtcccttccagccctgacagttctgtgattctctccaaGCTGCTCCCAGGCTCTCAAGAGGACTAAATCCACATCCAGGGAAATCCAGGCTTGGGTTTGTCTATTTCCCTATTTATCCTCACCCCTCACCCTTGCAACACCAACAGCACACAGCCcccgcccccacccccaccccaacactgctgcagggagagagtgttaaaaaaattacttcttcCAAACCAGCTCcagattaatttctttcttttttgtagATTCACCTCCATCCCTTTCCCCTACCCCTGGggtttccctctccctttccttatcagggacagggaagaggggctgggggaggaattCTCctttgctaccatctgagctcttatactccaggccaggctcaaagcagcacagccaggcaggagcagctctgtctccctgcagagcacaaagggagcagaggagagatGAGAAGAGGGAAATTGGTTTGGtgccagcagccttgcagcagagctctctgccatGGAATGCCTCAGAATTGTCTCTGTTCTCCATTCCCTCACCCAGCAGCCACCGAGAGACaatttgctgctttgctgctcagaAACTGGCAAAATGTTAAAGGCAGAGCCTAAAGCTACCAGAGAGGCTCAGGAGGTGACACCTTGGGGAACAGGAGGTGACACCTTAGGGTCCAACAGGTGAGAGTgagggcatggcaggggctcagcaggtgACACCTTGGGGAACAGCAGGTGACACCTTGGGGAACAGCAGGTGACAGTGAGGGCATGGCAGGGGTCCATCAGGTGACACCTTGGGGAACAGCAGGTGACACCTTGGGGAACAGCAGGTGACAGTGAGGGCATGGCAGGGGTCCATCAGGTGACACCTTGGGGCACAGCAGGTGACAGTGAGGCCACCTCAAGGTCCCGCAGGTGCCCCCTGGGTGTGGCAGACAGTGCCCGTGGGCATTGCTCaatgaccccccccccccaggccaggcggtgcaggctgtgggtggtgcacagcgcCCCTCCCAGGCCAGGcggtgcaggctgtgggtggTGCTCAGCGCCCCCCCCAGGCCAGGcggtgcaggctgtgggtggTGCTCAGCGCCCCCCCCAGGCCAggtggtgcaggctgtgggtggTGCTCAGCGCCCCCCCCAGGCCAggtggtgcaggctgtgggtggTGCTCAGCGCCCCCCCCAGGCCAGGCGGTGCAGGCTGCGGGCAGCGGCTCGCAGGCGGTCACTGTACTCCAGGCCACGGTGCAGCCCGGGGGGCACCGAGTCCAGGCcgtgcagcagcccccagcagccagcggCGATGGCGccggtggagtcgctgtcaccGCCGTGCAGCACCCCCCGGGCGCACAGTTCAGCCCAGCAGCCGCCAGCTGCCAGCAAGGCCTCCAGGGCCACCATGGGGGCGTCATGGCCACTGCGGccggcccagccctgcagggcccaGGCGCTGTAGGCCTCGTCCCGCTCCGCTGCAGAGCACAGCgcaggcagctggggtgggccctggcctggcagcagcccccggGAGGAGAGGTACCTGAGGGGACAGGGGGACAGTAAGGACATGGGGACAATGGGGACAATAGGGTCATGGGGACCGTGGGGACAGTGGGGGCATGGGGACAACAGGGCATGGGGACAGTGGGGACAATGGGGTATGGGGACAGTGGGGACACTGGGGACACACTGGGGACAGCGGTGACAGCCAGAGGACACTGGGGACATCCAGGCACTGGGAGagagcctggcagggcacagtgaCCCCAGTGCCCCACATAACCCCTCCCAgggccctctccagcccctcctagTGCTCCCAGTCCCCCTCCTGCCGCCCCCCTCACCTCTGCCAGGCGTCATGGAAGAAGGGCCAGGCGCTGGCATTGTCCTCCAGGGCCACTCCTGTCCCCTCCACGTATTcccaggccaggggcaggaccctcagcagctctgctccccaatGCTCTGGGGGCTCCCCCCGGGCCCCCAGCGCCGCGAACAGGGCCACAGCCAGCGCCCCAAGGTAGCCTGAGGGGACaaggggtggtgtgtgtgtgtggctccAGTGTCCCCCCTGGTGTCCTCCCCGGGGCTAGCACCCACCCGTGGGGTGGTGATGTGTCATGCGGCCGCTCTCGATGCTCACCCGGATCAGCGTGGGCAGCTCCCGGGCATGTGGGTACCTGCGGGGGCATcactctgccctctgccctggcccctccccatccctgtgtccccatcattgtccccacctccaccccGCCACTGCCATCCCCCTTGTCCTTGTCCCCGTCGGCCCTGTCCCCCCCCGACCCCTgtgtcccctcctccctccccgtccctgtgtccccagctCCGTTCCGCCGCCATTGTCCTCTTTGTCCTTctcccccccggccctgccACCTCCGTGTCCCCCTCTGTCCCCTGTGtcccctcctcccagcctgccctgctgtcccctccccatccctgtgtccccagccttgtccccacctccaccccaccGCTTTCCTTGTCGCCTCCATCCCCCCTGGCCCCACCATCTCCGTGTccctcccccaacccctccctgttGCTCTCCccatgtcccctggcactccctGTCCTCCCTCCCGCAGCTCAGATGTCCCAAGCTCCAGCCCCccatgtccccatgtcccctgtccgtgtccctgtcccctccagctcccaggctgccctggccacatcctcctccttccctgccacaACCTCCCCGCGGTGTCCCTGGCTGTCACCATATCACCTCCTGTCCccttctctgcagcacagaCCTCTTGtctccctgtcctgccctgtcgccatcccctccagctcctgtcccctccctgtccccatccctgtcccctccagctctgccacttcCATGTCTCCATCCCCATGCTTCCCCCAATCACCTCTTGGCCCTGGCCCCTCCAGCTCTGTCCCCCCATGTCCCCACCACGTCCTCAccactgtcccctccctggtcatgtcccctccagctctgccacctccgtgtccccatctccatcctgtgcCCACGCACCCAGCTCTGTCCTTCCTTGTCCCCTCatgtccccccccacccctcgtCGCCCCGCGGCGGTCACCGGAGGCCGATCGCCAGGCTGCGCATGGCCGCACCGCAGCCGGTGCCGCTGGGGTTGAAGGGGATCCGATAGCCCTGGGGCTCCCCGGGACGCAGCTGCGAGGTGCCTGGGGGAGGGGTCGGGGTTGTGAGACCCCCTCTGAGACACCTCCCCTCCCTCCgagcctccccagagcccccacagccccccactCACCCAGGATGCTGCTAGGTCCCGGCTTGCGACCCTCCATGTCTCCCATGGCAGCCACGTAGCGGcgagccagctcctgcagcaggggctccccctccagccctggggaggggcttAGTGAGGACCCCCCTCAAATACCCACACCGCAGGGCACCCCCCAaaagtggaagggacctctaaaagtgaagaggaaggggaagaggagggggaagagaaagaccCCTCCCAGGACGAGccaactcctgcagcaggaggtcctcccctccagccctaaAGTGAGGGAGGGCTTAGTGaagaccccccaaaaaatactCACACCGGTGGGGACCCCCCAGAattgaaggggaaggggaaggggaaagggaaggggttGACCCCCTCACGGtgaggccctgcagcaggggttcCCCTGCCAGCCCTAAAGTGGGGGAGGGTGAGAGGACCCCCCCTTCAAATACCCACACAGGAGGGGCCCCCTAAAAGTGACCCCACGGCAGCACCCCCTAAGGTTGAGGGAAGGGAATGCAGTTCCATAGGGACCCCCACCCAGGGAGTGGTGAGCAAaggggacacccccccccccaaaaaggacTCCAAAACtccagggtggggaagggggccATGAGCCATGGGGACCCTTCCTGGGcactccaagccccctgagGGATCCCCCATAAAGCCCAGGAGACAAGGACCCccccaaacctgctgaggcACCCCCCCAATTCCAAGGGTACACAAGGACCCCCCCACATTTCCAGCTCCCCCGATTCCATCCCACTCCCTACCCTTTCAGCCCCCCGATTACATCCCCCCTCATTCCACCCCTCCACTCCAGGCCCCCCATTCCAGCTTCCCCATTccacccctcccattccatcccccctcatTCTCCCCCTCATTGCCCCCCAATTGCAGCTCCTCCcctattccaaccccccctttccagcccccccaaTTCCATCCCCCGATTTCACCTCCCCCCAGTGTCCCCATTCCAGCCCAACCACTTCCAGCTCCA from Dryobates pubescens isolate bDryPub1 unplaced genomic scaffold, bDryPub1.pri scaffold_54_arrow_ctg1, whole genome shotgun sequence includes these protein-coding regions:
- the LOC128899747 gene encoding ADP-ribosylhydrolase ARH1-like gives rise to the protein MEEKVPLVAAYEAALVLSGVGDALGYRGGLWEYCTQGPLIHAQLAELGGLEAISLEPPQWPVSDDTVLQLATAEGLATGLEGEPLLQELARRYVAAMGDMEGRKPGPSSILGTSQLRPGEPQGYRIPFNPSGTGCGAAMRSLAIGLRYPHARELPTLIRVSIESGRMTHHHPTGYLGALAVALFAALGARGEPPEHWGAELLRVLPLAWEYVEGTGVALEDNASAWPFFHDAWQRYLSSRGLLPGQGPPQLPALCSAAERDEAYSAWALQGWAGRSGHDAPMVALEALLAAGGCWAELCARGVLHGGDSDSTGAIAAGCWGLLHGLDSVPPGLHRGLEYSDRLRAAARSLHRLAWGGR